The Halobacillus amylolyticus nucleotide sequence TGATACTCTAAGATTGTATGAAATGTTTATGGGGCCACTTGATGCTTCTGTCGCGTGGTCAACGAACGGTCTTGATGGAGCAAGGCGTTTCTTGGACCGTGTTTGGAGACTTTTTGTTGTCGAAGGGCAATTATCCTCAGCTGTTAAAGAAAGCAGTGAAGACCAAACTTTAGAGAAAACTTACCATGAAACGATACAAAAGGTGAGTGAAAACTTCCAGGAGCTACGCTTTAATACAGGGATTTCCCAAATGATGGTCTTCATTAATGAAGGATACAAAGCAAACGAGCTTCCAAAAGACTTTGTTGAAGGCTTTGTTAAACTTCTTTCCCCTGTTGCACCTCACCTTGCTGAGGAACTATGGGAGAAACTCGGTCACGAAGAAACGATCAGCTACCAAGAATGGCCATCCTTTGATGAGTCGAAACTCGTGGAGGATGAAGTTGAAGTTGTGATCCAAGTAATGGGGAAAGTACGTGCTAAAATGATGATGAGTGTAGAGGCTTCTAAAGAAGATATGGAAAAAGCCGCATTAGAAAATGACAATGTTCAAGAATGGCTGGAAGGGAAGACGGTGAGAAAAGTGGTCGCTGTCCCCACTAAACTTGTAAATATCGTCGCTAATTAAAGACTACTCTAAAGAAGGCTGTCTGTCTTAAAAGCAGCCTTCTTTGTTTATGGTTAATGATGTGAACGTAAATTCTTGACTTAAAGATGAGGTTTAATACAATATGGATGATAGAAAAGTTACGAGGAGGAGATAAGATGACTAACATTCTTGAAATAAGCGCAGATGAGCTGCAAAAATCTTTAGATAATAATACTGATGTTACTATTATAGATGTGCGGGAAGATGAAGAAGTCGCACAGGGAGTCATTCCAACAGCTAAGCATATTCCATTAGGTAATATTCCAGAAGCAGTCGGCAATTTGGATCCCGATAAAGAATATGTCATGGTATGCCGTTCCGGAAGAAGGAGTATGAACGCATCCGAATATTTAAAAGGAAACGGCTTCGAGCATGTGAAAAACCTAGAAGGCGGTATGCTTGCCTGGAACGGTGAGCTCGTATTTTAAGGTGAAAGAGGTAGAAACACATGGAGTTCATCTTATTTTCAACCGTTGCAATTATTTTGATTATCGTTATGAAGGATATGTGGGAGAAAAAAATGCTGACTCGATTAGGGCATGACCCTGTTTCTATTGGAGAATATTGTGTGATAGATATCCGCGATTATATCTCTGCTTCTCGTTCCCCATACCCAGGAGCTGAGAACATTCCACTTAGCTATTTGCCACGCGAACTTAAGCATCACTTTGATTGCACTAAAAACATTTTGCTTATCACAGACGATAAGCGTGGGGCAAAGATCGCTGCTAAAATGATCCGCAAGAAAAGAAATAAATTGGTTTATTATATAAAGTCAGCCTGACTCTAAGTACCACACCTTTTGGACAGGTGTGGTTTTTTTGTGAAAATCATTGACATTTGGATTATGATCACGTAATGTTGAGAACGTTGCTTTTTTAGAAAACAAGAAACGGCAAATTGAACGAACAATCGAAAAATCTACCGAACTATTGACATTCGTTTAGTTCTCATGGTAGAATTTGATTACTGTCGCAGAGTTAGTGTGATAGTTTCTCTTTATCAACAACACTATCATGAAAAAAGTTATTGACTTAACTTACTCATCATGATATATTTATTGAGTCGCTGTTTTGGAGCGACAAACAATATTTTGATCTTTGAAAACTGAACGAACCAACCAGTACGTCAACATATTCTTTCTATTATATAGAGAGAATTCAAACAAGCACATTTGGTGTGCAAATGAGCAAGTCATTCTCAACTTTTATGGAGAGTTTGATCCTGGCTCAGGACGAACGCTGGCGGCGTGCCTAATACATGCAAGTCGAGCGCAGGAAGCAAGCAGATCCCCTTCGGGGGTGACGCTTGTGGAATGAGCGGCGGACGGGTGAGTAACACGTGGGCAACCTGCCTG carries:
- a CDS encoding rhodanese-like domain-containing protein; amino-acid sequence: MTNILEISADELQKSLDNNTDVTIIDVREDEEVAQGVIPTAKHIPLGNIPEAVGNLDPDKEYVMVCRSGRRSMNASEYLKGNGFEHVKNLEGGMLAWNGELVF
- a CDS encoding rhodanese-like domain-containing protein — its product is MEFILFSTVAIILIIVMKDMWEKKMLTRLGHDPVSIGEYCVIDIRDYISASRSPYPGAENIPLSYLPRELKHHFDCTKNILLITDDKRGAKIAAKMIRKKRNKLVYYIKSA